The following are encoded in a window of Spea bombifrons isolate aSpeBom1 chromosome 2, aSpeBom1.2.pri, whole genome shotgun sequence genomic DNA:
- the COL8A1 gene encoding collagen alpha-1(VIII) chain isoform X1, protein MGSKTRGGEHRWKHFFIASDPFEMYVSGECTSSSTSFNVMDLKRNILALSVLLLGLVKSSEGGAYYGMKQMPPQMPQYQPMGQGPPMGHLGKEKAHMPYYGKEMPHMPMFGKDLIPRKDGKELPLSAMRGDQGPPGEPGPRGPPGPQGPPGQGILGPKGNQGPPGPPGFPGLGKPGMPGMPGKPGGVGMPGPKGDQGPKGEMGHKGLPGPQGSPGSQGLPGVGKPGDQGFPGKPGPKGEPGLKGPPGFPGVMGIKGEKGVGVPGLPGLKGPPGIQGPPGPIGLPGIGKPGINGFPGPKGHPGNPGLQGEPGPAGPVGPPGLQGPPGIPGVGKPGKDGLPGGIGLPGVKGDQGLPGLPGAPGLPGIGKPGLPGPKGDHGLGGLPGPIGPKGEKGHIGEPGIGGQPGDPGPPGIPGPIGPPGVSGFPGPKGEQGNVGPNGPLGPKGEPGLPGLPGKQGFPGELGPQGLRGLPGPVGPKGDAGHKGLEGPPGAPGLPGPKGEPGIPGEQGIQGPTGIPGLAGPSGPIGSPGLPGVKGDQGPPGVPGLPGIGKDGLTGPQGPMGPPGGLGPPGQRGLPGPPGPPGPPGLPAEIPPTPPGMGQYLPEMGPAIDGIKTSQGYYGKKGHNSAMMHEMPAFTAELTTPFPPVGEPIKFEKLLYNGRQGYNPHSGIFTCEIPGIYYFSYHVHCKGANVWVALYKNSEPLMYTYDEYKKGYLDQASGSAVVPLMHGDKVYIQMPSEQAAGLYAGQYVHSSFSGYLLYPM, encoded by the exons ATGGGAAGCAAAACAAGAG GTGGTGAACACAGGTGGAAACATTTCTTCATAGCTTCAGACCCCTTTGAAATGTATGTATCAGGAGAGTGTACTTCTTCATCAACAAGCTTTAAT GTGATGGATCTTAAAAGAAATATCCTAGCTTTATCCGTGCTGCTCCTTGGTCTCGTCAAGTCATCTGAAGGTGGGGCGTACTATGGGATGAAACAGATGCCCCCACAGATGCCTCAGTATCAACCGATGGGGCAAGGTCCACCAATGGGACAtcttggaaaagaaaaagcacATATGCCTTACTATGGGAAGGAAATGCCACACATGCCGATGTTTGGAAAAGACCTAATTCCAAGAAAAGATGGCAAAG agcTTCCATTATCTGCTATGCGAGGCGATCAAGGGCCTCCCGGCGAACCTGGACCGAGAGGACCACCAGGCCCTCAAGGACCACCTGGACAAGGAATACTGGGGCCCAAAGGAAACCAGGGCCCACCAGGCCCACCTGGTTTTCCAGGACTTGGCAAACCAGGAATGCCAGGAATGCCAGGAAAGCCTGGTGGTGTTGGAATGCCAGGACCAAAGGGAGATCAAGGACCCAAGGGTGAGATGGGACACAAAGGATTGCCTGGACCACAAGGATCCCCTGGATCTCAAGGATTGCCTGGTGTCGGCAAGCCAGGTGATCAGGGTTTCCCAGGAAAGCCAGGCCCAAAAGGTGAACCAGGGTTAAAAGGGCCACCAGGATTTCCAGGAGTCATGGGCAtaaagggagaaaagggagtAGGAGTGCCGGGTTTACCAGGTCTCAAAGGTCCACCTGGAATACAGGGACCTCCAGGCCCTATTGGTCTGCCAGGTATAGGAAAGCCTGGCATCAATGGTTTTCCAGGACCAAAAGGACATCCTGGTAATCCAGGGTTACAAGGGGAACCAGGGCCAGCTGGTCCTGTTGGACCACCAGGACTACAAGGCCCACCTGGAATCCCTGGTGTTGGAAAACCTGGCAAAGATGGACTTCCTGGTGGAATTGGGTTGCCAGGTGTCAAAGGTGATCAAGGACTGCCAGGTTTACCAGGAGCCCCTGGCCTTCCTGGAATAGGTAAACCTGGACTTCCGGGTCCTAAAGGTGACCACGGTCTTGGTGGTTTACCAGGTCCGATTGGCCCTAAAGGTGAAAAAGGCCATATTGGGGAGCCTGGAATAGGAGGCCAGCCAGGTGACCCCGGTCCTCCAGGTATACCTGGACCCATTGGACCGCCAGGTGTTTCAGGATTTCCTGGTCCTAAAGGGGAACAGGGTAATGTAGGACCTAATGGTCCTTTGGGGCCTAAAGGTGAGCCAGGTTTACCAGGCCTACCAGGTAAACAAGGATTTCCGGGTGAATTGGGGCCACAAGGCCTCAGGGGTTTACCAGGACCTGTTGGGCCAAAGGGAGATGCTGGGCACAAAGGTTTAGAAGGGCCACCTGGTGCACCTGGATTGCCTGGACCTAAAGGAGAACCAGGAATTCCTGGAGAGCAAGGGATTCAAGGGCCAACTGGAATTCCTGGCCTTGCAGGACCAAGTGGTCCAATTGGTTCTCCTGGACTTCCAGGGGTAAAGGGTGACCAGGGTCCACCTGGTGTACCTGGACTTCCAGGCATTGGAAAAGATGGCTTGACAGGACCACAAGGTCCAATGGGACCACCTGGAGGACTGGGTCCACCTGGGCAGCGTGGTTTACCAGGACCTCCTGGTCCACCAGGTCCACCTGGTCTTCCTGCAGAAATTCCTCCTACACCACCAGGAATGGGACAGTATTTGCCTGAAATGGGACCTGCTATTGATGGAATAAAAACCTCTCAAGGTTACTATGGAAAGAAAGGACACAATTCAGCCATGATGCATGAGATGCCAGCGTTCACAGCTGAACTGACCACTCCCTTCCCACCTGTAGGAGAACCTataaagtttgaaaagttgTTATATAATGGCAGACAAGGCTACAACCCACATAGTGGCATATTTACATGTGAAATCCCTGGAATTTACTATTTTTCATACCATGTCCATTGTAAAGGTGCAAATGTATGGGTGGCTTTATATAAGAACAGTGAACCATTAATGTACACTTATGATGAATATAAAAAGGGCTATCTAGACCAAGCCTCTGGGAGTGCAGTGGTCCCTCTGATGCATGGAGATAAAGTATATATTCAGATGCCTTCAGAGCAAGCAGCTGGACTCTATGCCGGGCAGTATGTCCACTCATCATTCTCTGGATATTTATTGTATCCGATGTGA
- the COL8A1 gene encoding collagen alpha-1(VIII) chain isoform X2, translating into MDLKRNILALSVLLLGLVKSSEGGAYYGMKQMPPQMPQYQPMGQGPPMGHLGKEKAHMPYYGKEMPHMPMFGKDLIPRKDGKELPLSAMRGDQGPPGEPGPRGPPGPQGPPGQGILGPKGNQGPPGPPGFPGLGKPGMPGMPGKPGGVGMPGPKGDQGPKGEMGHKGLPGPQGSPGSQGLPGVGKPGDQGFPGKPGPKGEPGLKGPPGFPGVMGIKGEKGVGVPGLPGLKGPPGIQGPPGPIGLPGIGKPGINGFPGPKGHPGNPGLQGEPGPAGPVGPPGLQGPPGIPGVGKPGKDGLPGGIGLPGVKGDQGLPGLPGAPGLPGIGKPGLPGPKGDHGLGGLPGPIGPKGEKGHIGEPGIGGQPGDPGPPGIPGPIGPPGVSGFPGPKGEQGNVGPNGPLGPKGEPGLPGLPGKQGFPGELGPQGLRGLPGPVGPKGDAGHKGLEGPPGAPGLPGPKGEPGIPGEQGIQGPTGIPGLAGPSGPIGSPGLPGVKGDQGPPGVPGLPGIGKDGLTGPQGPMGPPGGLGPPGQRGLPGPPGPPGPPGLPAEIPPTPPGMGQYLPEMGPAIDGIKTSQGYYGKKGHNSAMMHEMPAFTAELTTPFPPVGEPIKFEKLLYNGRQGYNPHSGIFTCEIPGIYYFSYHVHCKGANVWVALYKNSEPLMYTYDEYKKGYLDQASGSAVVPLMHGDKVYIQMPSEQAAGLYAGQYVHSSFSGYLLYPM; encoded by the exons ATGGATCTTAAAAGAAATATCCTAGCTTTATCCGTGCTGCTCCTTGGTCTCGTCAAGTCATCTGAAGGTGGGGCGTACTATGGGATGAAACAGATGCCCCCACAGATGCCTCAGTATCAACCGATGGGGCAAGGTCCACCAATGGGACAtcttggaaaagaaaaagcacATATGCCTTACTATGGGAAGGAAATGCCACACATGCCGATGTTTGGAAAAGACCTAATTCCAAGAAAAGATGGCAAAG agcTTCCATTATCTGCTATGCGAGGCGATCAAGGGCCTCCCGGCGAACCTGGACCGAGAGGACCACCAGGCCCTCAAGGACCACCTGGACAAGGAATACTGGGGCCCAAAGGAAACCAGGGCCCACCAGGCCCACCTGGTTTTCCAGGACTTGGCAAACCAGGAATGCCAGGAATGCCAGGAAAGCCTGGTGGTGTTGGAATGCCAGGACCAAAGGGAGATCAAGGACCCAAGGGTGAGATGGGACACAAAGGATTGCCTGGACCACAAGGATCCCCTGGATCTCAAGGATTGCCTGGTGTCGGCAAGCCAGGTGATCAGGGTTTCCCAGGAAAGCCAGGCCCAAAAGGTGAACCAGGGTTAAAAGGGCCACCAGGATTTCCAGGAGTCATGGGCAtaaagggagaaaagggagtAGGAGTGCCGGGTTTACCAGGTCTCAAAGGTCCACCTGGAATACAGGGACCTCCAGGCCCTATTGGTCTGCCAGGTATAGGAAAGCCTGGCATCAATGGTTTTCCAGGACCAAAAGGACATCCTGGTAATCCAGGGTTACAAGGGGAACCAGGGCCAGCTGGTCCTGTTGGACCACCAGGACTACAAGGCCCACCTGGAATCCCTGGTGTTGGAAAACCTGGCAAAGATGGACTTCCTGGTGGAATTGGGTTGCCAGGTGTCAAAGGTGATCAAGGACTGCCAGGTTTACCAGGAGCCCCTGGCCTTCCTGGAATAGGTAAACCTGGACTTCCGGGTCCTAAAGGTGACCACGGTCTTGGTGGTTTACCAGGTCCGATTGGCCCTAAAGGTGAAAAAGGCCATATTGGGGAGCCTGGAATAGGAGGCCAGCCAGGTGACCCCGGTCCTCCAGGTATACCTGGACCCATTGGACCGCCAGGTGTTTCAGGATTTCCTGGTCCTAAAGGGGAACAGGGTAATGTAGGACCTAATGGTCCTTTGGGGCCTAAAGGTGAGCCAGGTTTACCAGGCCTACCAGGTAAACAAGGATTTCCGGGTGAATTGGGGCCACAAGGCCTCAGGGGTTTACCAGGACCTGTTGGGCCAAAGGGAGATGCTGGGCACAAAGGTTTAGAAGGGCCACCTGGTGCACCTGGATTGCCTGGACCTAAAGGAGAACCAGGAATTCCTGGAGAGCAAGGGATTCAAGGGCCAACTGGAATTCCTGGCCTTGCAGGACCAAGTGGTCCAATTGGTTCTCCTGGACTTCCAGGGGTAAAGGGTGACCAGGGTCCACCTGGTGTACCTGGACTTCCAGGCATTGGAAAAGATGGCTTGACAGGACCACAAGGTCCAATGGGACCACCTGGAGGACTGGGTCCACCTGGGCAGCGTGGTTTACCAGGACCTCCTGGTCCACCAGGTCCACCTGGTCTTCCTGCAGAAATTCCTCCTACACCACCAGGAATGGGACAGTATTTGCCTGAAATGGGACCTGCTATTGATGGAATAAAAACCTCTCAAGGTTACTATGGAAAGAAAGGACACAATTCAGCCATGATGCATGAGATGCCAGCGTTCACAGCTGAACTGACCACTCCCTTCCCACCTGTAGGAGAACCTataaagtttgaaaagttgTTATATAATGGCAGACAAGGCTACAACCCACATAGTGGCATATTTACATGTGAAATCCCTGGAATTTACTATTTTTCATACCATGTCCATTGTAAAGGTGCAAATGTATGGGTGGCTTTATATAAGAACAGTGAACCATTAATGTACACTTATGATGAATATAAAAAGGGCTATCTAGACCAAGCCTCTGGGAGTGCAGTGGTCCCTCTGATGCATGGAGATAAAGTATATATTCAGATGCCTTCAGAGCAAGCAGCTGGACTCTATGCCGGGCAGTATGTCCACTCATCATTCTCTGGATATTTATTGTATCCGATGTGA